Genomic window (Flavobacteriales bacterium):
CTTGTTCAGGGACTTGATCAGCTCCACCATCTGGTCCACGTCAAGCTGCTTGCCCACGATCTTCCGGTCCTTGTCCATCAGGAAGAACTTCGGGGTGCTGTACACGTCCCAAGTCTCTGCGTAGTTCAGGCTTTCGATGGTGGTGAACTGGGGGATGAACTTGTAGGACGCGACCTTGGCCTCGGCGAAGACGTGCCAAGTGAGGCCCACGTTCGTCCAGTCCAAGTCGTTCTCCTTGATGAATTTCCTCCAGTCGGCGAAGAGTGTGCTGTCCGTCGCTTTGGCGACGGAGAAGGCGCCCACGTCCAACGGCTTCAACTTCGCCTTCCAGTCCTCATGCAGCTTGGGCAGGACCTTTTTGCAGTGGCCACAATGCGGGTCCCAGAAGATGATCAGCACATACTTCTGTGGCATCTTGTAGTAGCTGATCCAGTTCTGCTCGGTGGTGTCCGTCAGGATGATATCCTTGCCTTTCGCGCCGATGATCAGCGGTGCTTCCTTGCGGGCGCGCTCGCAGAGCTTGTCCAGCTTCTCCTTGTCCATCCAGGTCGCGCGGCTCTTGCTCCCGTCGCTGGGGCAGTAGTAGGTCTGGGCCATGTGTACGAACACCGCGTCCATGCCCATGATGTCGCTGGTCTCGTACTTGTACGTGATGCCGTTCACCGCGAACTTGAAGAGGTCGCCGCCATCGTCCATCCGGCGGATCAGGTCGTCAGCGCATTTGTTGATGGTGTCCGGGATCTGCGGCACCACTTTGCCGATGTATTCGTCGAACTTGTTCTGGAACACCGGCGTGCGCATGTTCCGTGGGTCTTTCAGGTCGGTGTTGTCCCAGAAGTGCGCCCGGTAACCGTAGTAGGTGGCAGCACTGTCCAACGTGCCGTCGGGTTTGCGCACCTCGGTCTGTTCCGGCGCGATGCTCATCTTCACGATGCTGGCCACGTAGGTCCCCGGGTTTTCCGCCACCAGCTTCTTCTGGTAGTCAGTGATCTCGGTCTCCAATTTCTTCAACTTGTCCTTGAAGCCCGCCTTTGCGATGGGGTCCTCGGTGGCCTCCCTCAATTTGCTCACTTCATCGGCCTCGGCCTTTTTAGCACCGAGGAAAAGCACGTAAGCCTGGAACAGCTTGTTCTCGTCGGAGCGCTGCACCACGAGGTGCTCGTTCAAAGCACCGGTATCGCTCTTCATTTCGATCACGGGCTCGTTCACGATGAACTCGAAGTATTTCGGGCCGGGAACTACTAAGGCATAGACCCCCGCCTTGTAGCCATTGGGTCTTTCAAAGACGCTGACACCCTTGGCATTGGCCACGGTGGTGTCCGAGTAATAGAGTTTGTTGCCGAAGTAATTGGCGAGGTACAACGTATCGTGGGCCGTACCGTCAATGGAGAATTGCAGGCGCCGCTTGTCCTGCGCTTGGGACATGCACGACGTTGCAGCGAGCGCCAGTAGGAGGATGTTCTTCAACATGGGAGTCAAAAATAGAGGGGGGAGCATCCGCCCCGCCACCATTAACGATCATTTGACGCTTTCCCGGCCGGGCTATGGCCAGGCGGGACCGGATCCCTATGATCAGGCTTGGAGCGTCTTGAATTCGTTCGTCAAGTGGAATTCGATCTCGGGGTTGTTCCGCTCTTCCAGTTCCAGCATATACGCTGACGGTGCCATGAAGACCGGGTTCTCGTCCTTGTCGTATACCACTTGGTTATTCTTGATCCGGATGAATTCCCGGAGCGCTGCGGGATCGCTGCTCGTGAGCCAACAGGCCTTGTGCGCCTGTATGGCCTGGAAGGAGCACTCGGCACCGTACTCGTGCTCCAGCCGGTAGCGGATCACCTCGAACTGCAGTTCGCCCACGCAACCAACGATCTTCTTGTTGCCGGGCTGTTGGGTGAAGAGCTGCGCCACGCCTTCCTCGGTGAGCTGGCGGATGCCTTTGTCCAACTGCTTGCTGCGCATGGGGTCCAGGTTCACCAACTCCCGGAACAGCTCCGGGGAGAAGGAGGGGATACCGCGGAAGTTGAACGTCGACCCCTCGGTGAGGGTGTCGCCGATCTTGAAATTACCGGTGTCGAATAGCCCGATCACATCTCCGGGCCACGCCTCTTCCACCAAGGATTTCTGGGCGGCGAGGAAGGCGGTCGGGTTGGCGAACCGCAGCGACTTCCCCGAGCGGACGTTCTGGTAGAAGGTGTTCCGCTTGAAGTGGCCTGAACAGATGCGAAGGAAGGCCACCCGGTCCCGGTGGTTGGGGTCGAGGTTCGCGTGGATCTTGAAGATGAAACCGCTGAATTCCTTGGCCTCCGGGTCGACCTTTCCCTGGTCGGTCTCCCGCGGGCCGGGCGGAGGCGCGATGCGGACGAAGGTGTCCAGCACTTCCCGCACGCCGAAGTTGTTGAAGGCGCTGCCGAAGAAGACCGGTGCCAACTCGCCGCGCCGGTAGGCTTCCAGGTCCAATGGGTCATACACGCCGTTCACCAATTCAATGTCATTGCGGAGCTCGGTGGCGGGTTCGCTGCCCAATAGCGCGTCCAAGCGGGGATCGGCGAGGTCCTTGAACTGTGTACTGGCGATCTCCTTCTTGGTCTTACTGGCCTCGAATATTCTGAGGTCGTGGTCGTACAGGTCGTACACCCCTTGGAAGGTGGCGCCAACGCCGATGGGCCAGCTCAGGGGCCGCACCCTGATCGAGAGCTTCTCCTCCAGTTCATCAAGCAGTGAAAAGGGGTCGCGCCCCTCCAGATCCAGCTTGTTGATGAAGATGATCACCGGCGTGTTGCGCATGCGGCACACCTCCATCAGCCGCTCGGTCTGCGCTTCCACGCCCTTCGTGGAATCGATCACCAGCACCACGCTGTCCACGGCGGTGAGCGTCCGGTATGTGTCCTCGGCGAAGTCCTTGTGGCCGGGGGTGTCGAGCAGGTTCATCAGCGTGCCCTCGTAGGCGAAGGTCATCACGGACGTGCTCACGGAGATCCCGCGTTGCCGCTCGATCTCCATGAAATCGCTGGTGGCGCCCTTGCGGATCTTGTTGCTCTTTACCGCTCCGGCGGTCTGGATCGCACCGCCGTAGAGCAGGAATTTCTCCGTCAGCGTGGTCTTGCCGGCATCGGGGTGGCTGATGATGGCGAACGTGCGCCGTTTGGCTATTTCTTCGTGCTGGCCCATGTGCGGAAAGGGCCGCAAATGTAGCGTTGGCGGCCCGGCCTGGACCCCGTTCCTTCGGGGGGGCGGTGCTTTGTTGTGATCGCCCTCCCCGGCCACCAGTAAAATGATCTTTGTCAGTTTCCGTACTTTCGGACCGCCCCGACCAGAATTACGGAGTATCATCATGAAGAGAACCCTACTCGCCCTGACACTGACATTGCCGATGCTGTTATCGGCCCAATTGAACCCTGTTCGTATCGCCTTGCACAACTGGGCCACCGGTCTTAACAGACCGGTTTGGTTAGCGAATGCGGGCGACGATCGCCTGTTCGTGGTGCAACAGGGAGGGATCATCAAGATCATCACCGACAGCATGCAGGTCATGTCGACCCCTTTCCTTAACATCACATCAGCGGTGAACAGCAATGGCAATGAGCAAGGGCTGCTCGGCTTGGCTTTCGACCCCGAATATGCCACTAACGGCTATTTCTACGTGTACTACATTTTTGGAAGTGGGAACGGTACCAGCCGGATCTCCCGGTTCCATGTGAGCACTGACCCGAATGTGGCGGATGCCACGAGCGAGACGGTCCTGTACACCCTCGCCCAGCCCTTCACCAATCACAATGGCGGATGTCTACAGTTCGGACCGGATGGTTATCTCTATTGCGGCTTTGGTGATGGTGGGAGCGGGGATGATCCACAGGGCAATGGACAGAATTTTAGTACTGCGCTTGCCAGTATGATCCGGATCGACGTTTCCCAGCATGATTCCACTTATGCTGTTCCTCCGGACAATCCATGGGTGAGCACGCAGGATACCCTCCCGGAGCTCTGGGCCAAGGGACTCCGAAATCCCTGGCGTTATGGTTTTGACCGGCTCACGGGTGATATGTGGATCGGCGATGTGGGCCAGAATGCGTGGGAAGAGGTGGATTTTTGGCCAGCGGGCGACAACAGTGGCCCCAACTTCGGCTGGCGCTGCCGTGAAGGGCT
Coding sequences:
- a CDS encoding DUF5106 domain-containing protein, producing the protein MLKNILLLALAATSCMSQAQDKRRLQFSIDGTAHDTLYLANYFGNKLYYSDTTVANAKGVSVFERPNGYKAGVYALVVPGPKYFEFIVNEPVIEMKSDTGALNEHLVVQRSDENKLFQAYVLFLGAKKAEADEVSKLREATEDPIAKAGFKDKLKKLETEITDYQKKLVAENPGTYVASIVKMSIAPEQTEVRKPDGTLDSAATYYGYRAHFWDNTDLKDPRNMRTPVFQNKFDEYIGKVVPQIPDTINKCADDLIRRMDDGGDLFKFAVNGITYKYETSDIMGMDAVFVHMAQTYYCPSDGSKSRATWMDKEKLDKLCERARKEAPLIIGAKGKDIILTDTTEQNWISYYKMPQKYVLIIFWDPHCGHCKKVLPKLHEDWKAKLKPLDVGAFSVAKATDSTLFADWRKFIKENDLDWTNVGLTWHVFAEAKVASYKFIPQFTTIESLNYAETWDVYSTPKFFLMDKDRKIVGKQLDVDQMVELIKSLNKREAEMK
- a CDS encoding peptide chain release factor 3, which encodes MGQHEEIAKRRTFAIISHPDAGKTTLTEKFLLYGGAIQTAGAVKSNKIRKGATSDFMEIERQRGISVSTSVMTFAYEGTLMNLLDTPGHKDFAEDTYRTLTAVDSVVLVIDSTKGVEAQTERLMEVCRMRNTPVIIFINKLDLEGRDPFSLLDELEEKLSIRVRPLSWPIGVGATFQGVYDLYDHDLRIFEASKTKKEIASTQFKDLADPRLDALLGSEPATELRNDIELVNGVYDPLDLEAYRRGELAPVFFGSAFNNFGVREVLDTFVRIAPPPGPRETDQGKVDPEAKEFSGFIFKIHANLDPNHRDRVAFLRICSGHFKRNTFYQNVRSGKSLRFANPTAFLAAQKSLVEEAWPGDVIGLFDTGNFKIGDTLTEGSTFNFRGIPSFSPELFRELVNLDPMRSKQLDKGIRQLTEEGVAQLFTQQPGNKKIVGCVGELQFEVIRYRLEHEYGAECSFQAIQAHKACWLTSSDPAALREFIRIKNNQVVYDKDENPVFMAPSAYMLELEERNNPEIEFHLTNEFKTLQA
- a CDS encoding PQQ-dependent sugar dehydrogenase: MKRTLLALTLTLPMLLSAQLNPVRIALHNWATGLNRPVWLANAGDDRLFVVQQGGIIKIITDSMQVMSTPFLNITSAVNSNGNEQGLLGLAFDPEYATNGYFYVYYIFGSGNGTSRISRFHVSTDPNVADATSETVLYTLAQPFTNHNGGCLQFGPDGYLYCGFGDGGSGDDPQGNGQNFSTALASMIRIDVSQHDSTYAVPPDNPWVSTQDTLPELWAKGLRNPWRYGFDRLTGDMWIGDVGQNAWEEVDFWPAGDNSGPNFGWRCREGLVPTPGVSQSGCAAAAPFVEPVAVFNHTTEGWCSVIGGYVYRGPSFPHLYGKYIFTDYCNGDFLTFGENYDLDTLLLTSNFGYAAFGEDSAGEMYVADVENNNVKKIVDPCPMPDPVISFDGETLTSTAAIGWQWVLNGFAVSGATGQSYVPQANGAYQVRANFGGACLLMSDTIQVIISGVHETGGLIPAVYPQPASSSFQLRSDDRSKPTFTVDMMDAVGNKVGTFTWPGTEPTLTINVADLAEGSYVLRGNDGGAQKWARMVMVAH